One window from the genome of Musa acuminata AAA Group cultivar baxijiao chromosome BXJ1-4, Cavendish_Baxijiao_AAA, whole genome shotgun sequence encodes:
- the LOC103982697 gene encoding monosaccharide-sensing protein 2 — MQGAVLVAIAASIGNLLQGWDNATIAGAVLYIKKEFKLESEPTIEGLIVAMSLIGATIITTFSGAVSDWVGRRPMLIISSVLYFLSGLVMLWSPNVYVLLLARLIDGFGIGLAVTLVPVYISETAPSEIRGLLNTLPQFSGSGGMFLSYCMVFGMSLMDNPHWRVMLGVLSIPSLLYFALTVFFLPESPRWLVSKGRMVEAKRVLQRLRGREDVSGELALLVEGLGVGGETSIEEYIIGPANELADDQGAIADKEHITLYGPEEGLSWVARPVKGQSSLALVSRHGSMQKQQSVLLMDPVVTLFGSVHEKLPEMGSMQSTLFPNFGSMFSVADQQHKTEQWDEESLQQEGDGYASDAGGGDSDDNLHSPLLSRQTTGMEVKDIAPRHGSGMSMRRNSSLLQNGGEAVSSMGIGGGWQLAWKWSERKDADGKKEGGFKRIYLHQEGVPGSRKGSLVSLPGVEIPEDSEFVQAAALVSQPALFSKELMDKHAVGPAMVHPSEAAAKGPKWADLFEPGVKHALLVGVGIQILQQFAGINGVLYYTPQILEQAGVEVLLANIGIGAASASILISALTTLLMLPSIGVAMWLMDISGRRFLLLSTIPVLIASLVVLVVANLVDMGTVVHAVLSTVSVVVYFCCFVMGFGPIPNILCAEIFPTRVRGVCIAICALTFWFGDIIVTYTLPVLLNMIGLAGVFGIYAVVCTLALVFVFLKVPETKGMPLEVITEFFAVGAKQAALD; from the exons ATGCAGGGTGCTGTTCTTGTCGCCATAGCTGCCTCAATCGGTAACTTGTTGCAGGGGTGGGATAATGCCACCATTGCAG GTGCTGTTCTGTACATTAAGAAGGAATTTAAATTGGAATCTGAGCCTACCATAGAAGGACTAATAGTTGCTATGTCACTTATTGGGGCTACTATTATCACAACATTCTCTGGAGCAGTATCAGACTGGGTTGGCAGGCGTCCCATGCTAATCATCTCATCAGTTCTCTATTTTCTTAGTGGTCTAGTGATGCTGTGGTCGCCAAATGTCTATGTCCTACTCTTGGCAAGGCTTATTGATGGATTTGGGATTGGTTTGGCTGTCACACTTGTTCCTGTATATATCTCTGAGACAGCTCCATCAGAGATAAGGGGATTATTAAATACTCTCCCACAGTTCAGTGGCTCTGGAGGAATGTTCCTATCGTATTGTATGGTTTTTGGGATGTCACTAATGGACAACCCTCACTGGAGAGTGATGCTGGGTGTTCTCTCTATTCCATCCCTCCTTTATTTTGCATTGACGGTTTTCTTTCTGCCAGAGTCTCCAAGGTGGCTGGTAAGCAAGGGAAGAATGGTAGAGGCTAAACGGGTTTTGCAGAGATTGCGTGGAAGGGAAGATGTCTCAG GAGAATTGGCTCTTCTTGTTGAGGGTTTAGGGGTAGGCGGTGAGACTTCCATTGAAGAGTACATAATTGGTCCGGCTAATGAGCTTGCTGATGACCAGGGTGCAATTGCTGATAAGGAGCATATCACATTGTATGGTCCTGAAGAAGGCCTTTCATGGGTTGCTCGGCCTGTAAAGGGACAAAGTTCCCTTGCTCTTGTATCTCGCCATGGTAGCATGCAAAAACAGCAAAGTGTGCTGCTGATGGATCCTGTGGTTACCTTATTTGGGAGTGTCCATGAGAAGCTACCTGAGATGGGAAGCATGCAAAGCACACTGTTCCCCAATTTTGGAAGCATGTTTAGTGTGGCAGATCAGCAACACAAAACTGAGCAGTGGGATGAGGAGAGTCTTCAACAGGAGGGTGATGGTTATGCATCTGATGCTGGTGGAGGCGATTCTGATGACAATTTGCATAGTCCTTTGCTTTCTCGCCAAACAACAGGCATGGAAGTGAAGGATATTGCTCCACGGCATGGAAGTGGTATGAGCATGAGGAGAAATAGCAGTCTCCTGCAGAATGGAGGAGAGGCAGTTAGTAGTATGGGTATTGGTGGGGGATGGCAACTGGCATGGAAATGGTCTGAGAGAAAAGATGCAGATGGGAAAAAGGAAGGTGGGTTCAAAAGAATCTATCTACACCAAGAGGGTGTTCCTGGGTCAAGGAAGGGTTCCCTTGTTTCCCTCCCAGGAGTTGAAATTCCTGAAGATAGCGAGTTTGTTCAAGCTGCTGCTTTGGTAAGCCAACCTGCTCTTTTCTCTAAGGAACTTATGGATAAGCACGCAGTGGGGCCAGCCATGGTTCATCCATCAGAAGCAGCTGCTAAAGGACCAAAGTGGGCAGATCTTTTTGAACCAGGTGTTAAACATGCTTTACTAGTTGGAGTTGGGATCCAAATACTTCAGCAG TTTGCTGGCATAAACGGGGTTCTCTACTACACCCCTCAGATACTAGAGCAAGCTGGTGTTGAAGTTTTACTGGCAAATATTGGTATTGGTGCGGCTTCAGCATCTATCCTCATTAGTGCTCTTACAACCTTGTTGATGCTTCCTAGTATTGGTGTTGCCATGTGGCTTATGGATATCTCCGGAAGAAG GTTTCTTTTGTTGTCCACAATCCCTGTCTTGATAGCTTCACTGGTTGTCTTGGTTGTGGCCAACCTTGTGGACATGGGCACAGTAGTTCATGCTGTGCTTTCCACTGTAAGTGTTGTTGTCTACTTCTGCTGCTTCGTCATGGGATTTGGCCCAATCCCTAATATCCTTTGCGCGGAGATCTTTCCAACACGAGTCCGTGGCGTGTGCATTGCCATCTGTGCCCTCACCTTCTGGTTCGGAGACATCATCGTCACATACACACTTCCTGTTTTGTTGAATATGATCGGCCTTGCTGGTGTCTTTGGAATATATGCGGTCGTGTGCACCTTAGCTTTGGTATTTGTGTTCTTGAAAGTTCCTGAAACAAAGGGCATGCCTCTTGAGGTCATCACAGAATTCTTTGCTGTCGGCGCAAAACAAGCTGCACTTGATTAA
- the LOC135580847 gene encoding protein PIN-LIKES 7-like has translation MEFWSLLMVASMPVLQVLLVGLLGAFLASGYINILSANARSDINKIVFVVFVPALTFASLAKTVTAKDIISWWFMPVNVGITFLAGGILGWAAVKILRPERHLEALVIASCSAGNLGAMPLIIIPAICEEEGNPFGASKICRVQGISYASLSMALGNFFIWTHTYGLIRKSISHCGRIHKDDVPTNKNRNPEVVSKARIFDPQDYSDQEEALLLPSSEDSESSDRTADHRTEIEQRVSSRKLSDIIVHIWERSKGTFYQISKELLSPPTVAAVGGFIVGVVPWLKALIVGETAPLHVVQDSVTLLGDGTIPCTIIILGGNLTEGLRKSTVRPLVITAIVCVRYVILPLFGIAVVMAAGHVGFLPPSPLYRYVLLIQFTVPPAMSIGTMTQLFDACQEECSVIFLWTYMLAALALTVWSMIFMWILS, from the exons ATGGAGTTCTGGTCTCTGCTCATGGTGGCTTCCATGCCAGTGCTGCAGGTGCTGCTTGTTGGCCTGCTAGGAGCCTTTCTTGCATCCGGCTACATCAACATCCTTTCTGCTAATGCCCGCAGCGATATCAACAAG ATTGTATTCGTCGTCTTCGTTCCAGCCCTAACATTTGCAAGCCTAGCAAAGACTGTTACAGCAAAGGACATCATTTCTTG GTGGTTTATGCCTGTCAACGTTGGAATCACGTTCTTGGCTGGTGGAATTCTTGGATGGGCTGCAGTGAAGATCTTGAGACCGGAGCGTCACCTTGAAGCCCTCGTCATCGCGAGCTGCTCTGCAG GTAATTTAGGTGCCATGCCCTTGATCATCATCCCAGCAATCTGTGAGGAAGAGGGCAATCCATTTGGGGCTTCCAAGATTTGCCGTGTCCAGGGAATCTCATACGCATCTTTATCGATGGCG CTTGGAAATTTCTTCATATGGACCCATACCTACGGTCTTATAAGAAAATCGATCAGTCATTGTGGCAGGATCCATAAAGATGATGTGCCGACAAACAAGAACAGGAATCCAGAGGTGGTCAGCAAAGCTAGAATATTTGATCCACAAGATTACAGTGATCAGGAGGAGGCCTTACTTCTGCCATCATCTGAAGATTCAGAATCAAGTGATAGAACTGCAGATCATCGTACT GAGATTGAACAAAGAGTATCCAGCAGAAAGCTCAGTGACATAATTGTGCACATATGGGAAAGATCGAAGGGAACTTTTTACCAGATATCGAAGGAACTGTTATCACCACCAACAGTTGCTGCG GTAGGTGGCTTTATCGTCGGTGTTGTGCCATGGTTGAAGGCACTCATTGTAGGAGAAACAGCCCCATTACATGTGGTTCAAGATTCAGTGACATTGCTAGG GGATGGCACAATACCTTGCACAATTATCATTCTAGGAGGCAATCTGACGGAAG GACTGCGCAAGTCAACGGTGAGGCCGCTGGTAATCACAGCAATAGTTTGTGTGCGGTATGTCATCCTTCCCCTCTTTGGCATTGCGGTGGTGATGGCTGCAGGGCATGTGGGTTTCCTGCCACCATCTCCACTGTACCGCTACGTGCTGCTTATACAGTTTACAGTGCCCCCTGCCATGAGTATTG GTACAATGACACAATTATTCGATGCATGCCAAGAAGAATGCTCGGTAATATTCCTCTGGACGTACATGCTGGCTGCCTTGGCACTCACAGTTTGGTCGATGATCTTTATGTGGATCCTATCGTAG
- the LOC135669037 gene encoding probable protein phosphatase 2C 47 isoform X2 has translation MSPGTESSPPLIMDSNYTSKEMGSLNNGGAEGPKPSESMTGAKARKPPRHLSIIRHSVSSARLGFNLGTLALISPQQGQTGFWPVFRSGCCSEIGPKPHMEDEHICIDNLVEYLRASTNFPSPGAFYGVFDGHGGIDAACFVRNNILKYIIEDVYFPASVEKAIKNAFMKVDHALADSRSLDRSSGTTALTALILDRSLLIANAGDCRAVLGKRGRAIELSKDHKPNCNAERRRIERLGGSVYDGYLNGQLSVARALGDWHMKGSKGSACPLSAEPELQETILTEEDEFLIMGCDGIWDVMSSQCAVTMTRKELMLHNDPEKCSRELVREALKRNTCDNLTVMVICFSPDPPPRIEIPRTRVRRSISLEGLHVLKGALDDNI, from the exons ATGTCACCCGGCACCGAATCCTCACCCCCATTGATTATGGACAGCAACTATACAAGCAAAGAGATGGGGTCTTTAAACAATGGTGGCGCAGAAGGTCCTAAGCCTTCAGAGAGCATGACGGGGGCAAAAGCCAGGAAACCACCTCGACACCTCTCGATCATTCGGCATTCTGTGAGCAGTGCTCGCCTG GGCTTCAATTTGGGGACTCTTGCCTTGATTTCTCCGCAGCAAGGACAGACTGGGTTCTGGCCTGTGTTTCGGTCGGGTTGCTGCTCAGAGATTGGGCCGAAACCACACATGGAGGATGAGCACATTTGCATTGATAATCTCGTCGAATATCTTAGAGCTTCTACCAATTTTCCATCACCTGGTGCTTTCTATGGA GTGTTTGATGGACATGGTGGTATAGATGCAGCATGTTTTGTTCGAAATAATATCCTTAAATACATAATTGAGGACGTTTATTTCCCTGCTAGTGTGGAGAAGGCCATAAAGAATGCATTTATGAAGGTTGATCATGCGCTTGCCGATTCCCGTTCACTTGATCGCTCTTCTGGAACTACAGCACTTACAGCCCTTATTTTAGACAG GTCGCTGCTCATTGCTAATGCAGGTGATTGCCGAGCCGTATTAGGGAAGCGTGGCCGAGCAATTGAACTTTCCAAAGACCATAAGCCTAACTGCAATGCTGAACGGCGTAGAATTGAGAGGTTAGGCGGTAGTGTTTACGATGGATATCTTAATGGTCAGTTGTCTGTCGCTAGGGCTCTTGGTGACTGGCACATGAAAGGCTCCAAAGGATCTGCCTGCCCGCTTAGCGCTGAACCAGAGTTACAGGAGACAATTCTAACAGAAGAGGATGAGTTCTTAATAATGGGCTGTGATGGCATTTGGGATGTCATGAGCAGTCAGTGTGCGGTGACAATGACTAGGAAGGAACTCATGCTTCACAATGATCCAGAGAAATGCTCGAGAGAGCTTGTGCGAGAAGCGCTGAAGCGAAACACTTGCGACAATTTAACTGTCATGGTCATCTGCTTTTCCCCAGATCCGCCCCCTCGCATCGAGATCCCTAGAACTCGAGTCCGGAGGAGTATTTCTTTGGAAGGCCTACATGTCCTAAAGGGAGCTCTGGACGATAATATATGA
- the LOC135669037 gene encoding probable protein phosphatase 2C 47 isoform X1 — translation MSPGTESSPPLIMDSNYTSKEMGSLNNGGAEGPKPSESMTGAKARKPPRHLSIIRHSVSSARLGFNLGTLALISPQQGQTGFWPVFRSGCCSEIGPKPHMEDEHICIDNLVEYLRASTNFPSPGAFYGGWQRVLFLRYQSLLNLLKQDLTPFIRSLTSSDRKVFDGHGGIDAACFVRNNILKYIIEDVYFPASVEKAIKNAFMKVDHALADSRSLDRSSGTTALTALILDRSLLIANAGDCRAVLGKRGRAIELSKDHKPNCNAERRRIERLGGSVYDGYLNGQLSVARALGDWHMKGSKGSACPLSAEPELQETILTEEDEFLIMGCDGIWDVMSSQCAVTMTRKELMLHNDPEKCSRELVREALKRNTCDNLTVMVICFSPDPPPRIEIPRTRVRRSISLEGLHVLKGALDDNI, via the exons ATGTCACCCGGCACCGAATCCTCACCCCCATTGATTATGGACAGCAACTATACAAGCAAAGAGATGGGGTCTTTAAACAATGGTGGCGCAGAAGGTCCTAAGCCTTCAGAGAGCATGACGGGGGCAAAAGCCAGGAAACCACCTCGACACCTCTCGATCATTCGGCATTCTGTGAGCAGTGCTCGCCTG GGCTTCAATTTGGGGACTCTTGCCTTGATTTCTCCGCAGCAAGGACAGACTGGGTTCTGGCCTGTGTTTCGGTCGGGTTGCTGCTCAGAGATTGGGCCGAAACCACACATGGAGGATGAGCACATTTGCATTGATAATCTCGTCGAATATCTTAGAGCTTCTACCAATTTTCCATCACCTGGTGCTTTCTATGGA GGATGGCAGAGGGTCTTATTTTTGCGGTACCAAAGTCTATTGAACCTGCTTAAACAAGATTTAACACCCTTTATCAGGTCTTTGACAAGTTCGGATAGAAAA GTGTTTGATGGACATGGTGGTATAGATGCAGCATGTTTTGTTCGAAATAATATCCTTAAATACATAATTGAGGACGTTTATTTCCCTGCTAGTGTGGAGAAGGCCATAAAGAATGCATTTATGAAGGTTGATCATGCGCTTGCCGATTCCCGTTCACTTGATCGCTCTTCTGGAACTACAGCACTTACAGCCCTTATTTTAGACAG GTCGCTGCTCATTGCTAATGCAGGTGATTGCCGAGCCGTATTAGGGAAGCGTGGCCGAGCAATTGAACTTTCCAAAGACCATAAGCCTAACTGCAATGCTGAACGGCGTAGAATTGAGAGGTTAGGCGGTAGTGTTTACGATGGATATCTTAATGGTCAGTTGTCTGTCGCTAGGGCTCTTGGTGACTGGCACATGAAAGGCTCCAAAGGATCTGCCTGCCCGCTTAGCGCTGAACCAGAGTTACAGGAGACAATTCTAACAGAAGAGGATGAGTTCTTAATAATGGGCTGTGATGGCATTTGGGATGTCATGAGCAGTCAGTGTGCGGTGACAATGACTAGGAAGGAACTCATGCTTCACAATGATCCAGAGAAATGCTCGAGAGAGCTTGTGCGAGAAGCGCTGAAGCGAAACACTTGCGACAATTTAACTGTCATGGTCATCTGCTTTTCCCCAGATCCGCCCCCTCGCATCGAGATCCCTAGAACTCGAGTCCGGAGGAGTATTTCTTTGGAAGGCCTACATGTCCTAAAGGGAGCTCTGGACGATAATATATGA
- the LOC103983421 gene encoding uncharacterized protein At4g15970 — MSSMAFSDFATAGLELRSLARRGLVPIVVFVTAAVSCALLYDTLMTSSLRWPLSSPMGVAVDAAEPADQLEMILKAADMGNKTVILTTLNDAWAEPGSILDLFLESFRIGNGTSQLLNHMVFITMDQKAHERCLSMRGHCFDLNTKGANLSEQKDYNTPDYLNMMWQRLDFQRQVLEKGYNFIATDTDILWFRNPLPHFYAEGDFQVSCDRFFGNATDLENWPSNGFNYVKSNNRTIPFFKYWYSARTKHPNDHDQTVFNYIKHDAFLRELGLTIRFLDTKYIDGLCEIRSRDWNAICTMHANCRVGLSSKLSEMRGMLDQWRKYMSTKH, encoded by the exons ATGTCGTCCATGGCCTTCTCCGACTTCGCCACCGCCGGCCTGGAATTGAGATCTCTCGCTCGCAGGGGGCTCGTCCCGATCGTTGTCTTCGTCACCGCCGCCGTCTCCTGCGCTCTCCTCTACGACACTCTCATGACGTCCTCCCTCCGTTGGCCTCTCAGCTCTCCCATGGGCGTGGCCGTCGATGCCGCCGAACCCGCAGACCAATTG GAGATGATTCTGAAGGCAGCAGACATGGGGAACAAGACGGTGATACTGACCACCTTGAATGATGCATGGGCCGAACCTGGATCGATTTTGGATCTGTTCCTCGAGAGCTTCCGCATCGGCAACGGGACGAGCCAGCTTCTGAACCACATGGTGTTCATCACCATGGACCAGAAGGCGCACGAGCGTTGCCTGTCGATGCGTGGCCATTGCTTCGATCTCAACACCAAGGGCGCCAACTTGTCCGAGCAGAAGGACTACAATACTCCCGACTACTTGAATATGATGTGGCAAAGGTTGGATTTCCAACGCCAAGTTCTCGAGAAAGGATACAACTTCATAGCCACG GACACAGACATATTGTGGTTTCGGAATCCTTTACCACACTTCTACGCGGAGGGGGACTTCCAGGTATCCTGTGACAGGTTCTTCGGCAACGCCACTGATCTGGAGAACTGGCCTAGCAATGGATTTAACTACGTGAAGTCCAACAATAGAACCATACCATTCTTCAAGTACTGGTACTCAGCAAGGACAAAACATCCTAACGATCATGATCAGACTGTGTTCAACTACATCAAGCACGACGCGTTCCTCAGGGAATTAGGGTTGACGATTAGGTTCTTGGACACCAAGTACATTGATGGGCTCTGTGAGATACGAAGCAGAGATTGGAATGCCATTTGTACGATGCATGCAAACTGTCGTGTTGGTTTAAGCAGTAAGCTAAGTGAAATGAGAGGTATGCTTGATCAGTGGAGGAAATATATGTCCACCAAACACTGA
- the LOC135672204 gene encoding uncharacterized protein At4g15970-like, with translation MALSDSATNSREMRSRAVRRLAMILVLVAVVVPGALLYGILIPSYLRGRDSSPILDVAVETVEPQDQLEMILRAADMGNKTVILTTLNDAWTEPGSVLDLFLESFRIGNGTSQLLNHLVFITMSQKAHERCTSMRGHCFDLNTKGANLSEQKDYNTPGYLDIMWQRLDFQRQVLEKGYDFIFTDTDILWFRNPLPQFYPQGDFQVSCDRFFGNATDLENWPSNGFNYVRSNNRTISFFKYWYSARTKYPQDHDQAVFNYIKHDAYLRELGLTIRFLDSKYFHGLCEIRSRDWDAVCTMHANCRIGLSSKLSELRGMLEEWKKYISGNHP, from the exons ATGGCCTTATCCGACTCGGCCACCAACAGCCGGGAGATGAGATCTCGCGCTGTCAGGAGGCTCGCCATGATCCTTGTCCTCGTCGCCGTCGTCGTCCCCGGCGCTCTGCTCTACGGCATTCTCATACCATCATACCTCCGTGGGCGTGATAGCTCACCCATATTGGACGTGGCCGTCGAGACAGTCGAACCCCAAGACCAATTG GAGATGATTCTGAGGGCAGCAGACATGGGGAACAAGACGGTGATACTGACCACCTTGAATGATGCATGGACGGAACCTGGATCGGTTTTGGATCTCTTCCTCGAGAGCTTCCGGATCGGCAACGGGACGAGCCAGCTTCTGAACCACTTGGTGTTCATCACCATGAGCCAGAAGGCGCACGAGCGTTGCACGTCTATGCGTGGCCATTGCTTCGATCTCAACACCAAGGGCGCCAACTTGTCCGAGCAGAAGGACTACAATACTCCCGGCTACTTGGATATAATGTGGCAAAGGTTGGATTTCCAACGCCAAGTTCTCGAGAAAGGGTACGACTTCATATTCACG GATACAGACATCTTGTGGTTTCGGAATCCTCTTCCACAGTTCTACCCCCAAGGAGACTTCCAGGTATCCTGTGACAGGTTCTTCGGCAACGCCACTGATCTGGAGAACTGGCCTAGCAATGGATTCAACTACGTGAGGTCTAACAATAGGACCATCTCATTCTTCAAGTACTGGTACTCGGCAAGAACAAAATATCCCCAGGATCATGATCAGGCTGTGTTCAACTACATCAAGCATGACGCGTACCTCAGGGAATTAGGGTTGACGATTAGGTTCTTGGACAGTAAGTACTTTCATGGGCTCTGTGAGATACGAAGCAGAGACTGGGATGCCGTTTGCACGATGCATGCAAACTGCCGTATTGGGTTAAGCAGTAAGCTCAGTGAATTGAGAGGCATGCTTGAAGAGTGGAAGAAGTATATCTCTGGCAATCACCCTTAG